In Bacillus pumilus, the sequence TTGGTCGCCTCTTACAGATAATGAGGAAGAAATGATGGAGGCCATGAGGAAGACATATGAAAGAATCCATACGTATAAAGATGAAGAATGGTATGGACAATCGTATGAGGATGTTGATGATGTGTTGAAGGTCATTGAAAATAAAAAACAAAAAAATATTTTCGATCATCTCGACTAAATGAGAATGTTCAGACATCAAGCATCACTACAAAAAGAATGAAATTGTTTAGTTTTTGTCACAAAAATTGCAAGAAAATCTGTTCACACTTACTTTTTTATAGTATAATCACTATAAAGATTACTTATTTAGAACAATTTTAATTTAAGAATACAGATCAATATTCATTCTACAAATTGAGGAGTGAAGATTTATGGTAACATTATACACATCACCAAGCTGTACATCATGTAGAAAAGCAAGAGCGTGGTTAGAAGAGCACAATATTCCATATCAAGAGAGAAACATTTTTTCTGAGCCTCTTTCAATCGATGAAATCAAAGAAATTCTTCGAATGACAGAAGACGGTACAGATGAAATCATCTCAACACGTTCTAAAGTCTTCCAAAAGCTAAATGTGAATGTTGAGACAATGCCGCTTCAACAATTGTATAAACTAATCAACGAGCATCCTGGTCTTTTAAGACGTCCAATTATTTTGGATGAAAAAAGATTACAAGTTGGGTACAACGAAGATGAAATTAGACGTTTCCTTCCAAGAACGGTTCGTACATTCCAACTGCGAGAAGCTCAGCGACTTGCTAACTAATAGAAAAGCGAAAAGCTGCCGATCATCTGGCAGCTTTTTTTATTTGTTTTCAGCCGTTTGTTCATAAAAGAGGCTGGCTAAAATGACGGTTGCGACTGTTAAAAATGGAAGTAAAAATTCAAGGGTTGCATGCTGAGCCATAAATTCATTCAATTTCACATCACGGACAATCATTTCACCGCCAGTAAAAGCTAAAAGGGCACTTCCTCCGTATAAAAGAAACGGAAATTTGGTTAATGCTGTATGAATGAGCTTACTTCCCCAAATAATAATAGGCACTGAAATCATTAAGCCAAAAGCGGTGAGCACCATGTTGCCTTTTGCGGCTCCTGCAACTGCGATCACATTATCAAGCGACATAAACAGGTCCGCAATCACAATGGTTTGAACCGCACGCCAAAGGGAGCCGCTGCTTTTAATCCGAATCGATTCTTTCTTTTGTTCAATTAACAGATTGTATCCTATATAAAGGAGAAAGAGCCCGCCGATAAATTGCAAATAAGGGATGGTCAATAAATAAACTGCTGCACCTGTCATCGTAATTCTCATCAGCACTGCCAAAAGTGTGCCGATCCATATGGCTTTATTGCGTTTATCATTTGATAAGCTTCGACTGGCCATCGCAATGATGAGCGCATTATCTCCGCCTAAAATCAGGTCTATGCCAATAATCATCAGTAAGGATACGATCCACTCTGTTTCCACCCATTTCACCTCACGTCACTAATAGAGCTCGTACAACCAATATATGAGGACAATTCAAATATATGTTTCTGCAAGTTTTCTTTGCAAAAAATGCGTTTTTATTTCTTTTATTCATGTTTTATC encodes:
- a CDS encoding TerC family protein (Members of this highly hydrophobic protein family,regularly are found preceded by the yybP-ykoY manganese riboswitch (see RF00080). A metal cation transport function is proposed.); protein product: METEWIVSLLMIIGIDLILGGDNALIIAMASRSLSNDKRNKAIWIGTLLAVLMRITMTGAAVYLLTIPYLQFIGGLFLLYIGYNLLIEQKKESIRIKSSGSLWRAVQTIVIADLFMSLDNVIAVAGAAKGNMVLTAFGLMISVPIIIWGSKLIHTALTKFPFLLYGGSALLAFTGGEMIVRDVKLNEFMAQHATLEFLLPFLTVATVILASLFYEQTAENK
- the spxA gene encoding transcriptional regulator SpxA; the protein is MVTLYTSPSCTSCRKARAWLEEHNIPYQERNIFSEPLSIDEIKEILRMTEDGTDEIISTRSKVFQKLNVNVETMPLQQLYKLINEHPGLLRRPIILDEKRLQVGYNEDEIRRFLPRTVRTFQLREAQRLAN